A section of the Clostridium felsineum DSM 794 genome encodes:
- a CDS encoding SDR family NAD(P)-dependent oxidoreductase, translating to MDNKKTALITGATSGIGEEFARRFGKLGYDLIITGRRENKMKIVADEIKKESNVKVDIIIVELSDEKELENLIKVIENKRIDILVNNAGFGVSNFYDKEHIENFINMEIVHVKVPMRITYTVLKGMIERNDGVVINVSSESAFLPMPQNTVYASTKAFLKIFTEGLNLEVKARGKNIKFQALCPGFTKTDFHEKMGIEKSSQVDRGIIKWRTPKYIVDYSLKMLKKDKVICVPGIENRILIRLLSLLPKKNYEKLMVNFCRKSLKVK from the coding sequence ATGGATAATAAAAAAACAGCACTTATAACAGGGGCTACTAGTGGAATAGGAGAAGAATTTGCAAGAAGATTTGGAAAATTAGGTTATGATCTTATTATTACAGGTAGAAGAGAAAATAAAATGAAAATAGTAGCTGACGAAATAAAAAAAGAATCTAATGTGAAAGTGGATATTATAATTGTAGAGTTATCAGATGAGAAAGAACTTGAAAATTTAATCAAAGTAATAGAAAATAAAAGAATTGATATTTTAGTTAACAATGCAGGATTTGGAGTCAGTAATTTTTATGATAAAGAGCATATTGAAAATTTTATTAATATGGAAATAGTACATGTTAAAGTTCCTATGAGAATTACTTATACTGTACTTAAAGGGATGATAGAAAGAAATGATGGAGTAGTAATAAATGTATCATCGGAAAGTGCATTTTTACCTATGCCCCAAAATACCGTATATGCATCAACAAAAGCATTTTTGAAGATTTTTACGGAAGGACTCAATCTTGAGGTTAAGGCAAGAGGAAAAAATATAAAGTTTCAAGCCTTATGTCCTGGATTTACAAAAACTGATTTTCATGAAAAGATGGGTATAGAAAAATCAAGTCAGGTGGATAGGGGAATAATAAAATGGAGAACTCCAAAATACATTGTGGATTATTCTTTGAAGATGTTGAAAAAAGATAAAGTAATATGTGTACCGGGAATAGAAAATAGAATTTTAATAAGATTGTTAAGTTTGCTTCCAAAGAAAAACTATGAAAAGTTAATGGTGAATTTTTGCAGAAAAAGTTTGAAGGTTAAATAA